In Streptomyces sp. NBC_00341, the DNA window CGGATACCTGACGTGAGTTCACCCCAAAGGGGGGTTTCCGTGCCTGTATTCGATTATTCCGGCACGTGCGTTCCCTCGGCATCACTGATTTCACCCGCTTCACCCGTTTCCCCGAACGCGAGCGACTCAAGGACGGCCGCGCCGGGGCGCACGCGGAAGTGGTTCAACGAGCGGCCCGCGCTCCGGTAACTGCCGGTCAACACGGCACACCGAGGGGCGGGCCTCCGGGGCCGGCCCGCCCCGGGGCCCGCCCGTCAGCCGATCACGTGTCCGTTCAGCACGACCCTGCGGGGCGCGGCCAGCACGCGCACGTCCGCCCTCGGGTCCTCGTCGTACACCACCAGGTCGGCCGGAGCCCCCTCGTCGAGCCCCGGCCTGCCGAGCCACGCGCGGGCGCCCCAGGCCGCCGCCGACAGCGCCTCCAGGGCCGGGATGCCCGCCTTCACCAGTTCCGCGACCTCCCCGGCCACCAGCCCGTGGGCCAGCACCCCGCCCGCGTCGGTGCCGACGAAGACGGGGACACCGGCGTCGTACGCGGCGCCCACCGTCTCGTAACGCCGCTCGTGCAGCCGGCGCATATGGGCCGACCAGCGCGGGTACTTGGCGTCTCCGCCGCGCGCCAGCGAGGGGAAGGTGGCGATGTTGACCAGCGTCGGGACGATCGCGACCCCGCGCTCCGCGAAGAGCGGGATCGTCTCCTCGGTCAGCCCGGTCGCGTGCTCGACGCAGTCGATGCCGGCCTCGACGAGATCGCGCAGCGAGTCCTCGGCGAAGCAGTGCGCGGTGACCCGGGCGCCCAGCCGGTGCGCCTCGGCGATGGCGGCCCCGACCGCCTCGCGCGGCCAGCAGGCGGTCAGATCGCCCACCTCCCGGTCGATCCAGTCCCCGACCAGCTTCACCCAGCCGTCACCGCGGCGCGCCTCCTGCGCCACGTACGCCACCAGCTCGTCCGGCTCGATCTCGTACGCGAAGTTCCTCTGGTAGCGCCGGGTCCTGGCGATGTGCCGGCCGGCCCTGATGATCTTCGGCAGGTCCTCGCGGTCGTCGATCCACCGGGTGTCGGCGGGCGAACCCGCGTCCCGCAGGAGCAGCGCACCGGCCTCCCGGTCCTGGACGGCCTGCTTCTCCGTGGTCGCCGTGTCGACGGCCCCGTGGTGGTCGAGCCCGACGTGGCAGTGGGCGTCGACCAGTCCCGGCAGCGCCCAGCCGGTGAGGACCGCCGCCCCGTCCGCACCGGCGGGCCGCTCGTACGTGACGCGCCCGTCGACCGCCCAGAGTTCGTCCCTGACCTCTTCGGGTCCGACGAGCACCCGCCCCTTCACGTGCAGCACCCGCGGCGCCTTGTGATCACTCATGGACAGCACTGTACGAGGGAGCCTCCGGCGGGTCGCGAGGTGCTGGGTACGCTCGGTGCGGGCCCGGTCCGCAGGCCCGCACACCGCCACGAACCCGAAGAGAGCACCAACCGTGACGCACCCCTTCCTCGACCTCACCCCGCTCACCGCAGAGCATTTCGCGGCGATCGAGCGGCGGGTGGCCCGTCTCCTCGCCACCGAGCAGGATGTCGTCATCACGCAGGGCGAGGCCCTGCTCCCGCTCGAAGGCTGCATCCGG includes these proteins:
- a CDS encoding amidohydrolase family protein — encoded protein: MSDHKAPRVLHVKGRVLVGPEEVRDELWAVDGRVTYERPAGADGAAVLTGWALPGLVDAHCHVGLDHHGAVDTATTEKQAVQDREAGALLLRDAGSPADTRWIDDREDLPKIIRAGRHIARTRRYQRNFAYEIEPDELVAYVAQEARRGDGWVKLVGDWIDREVGDLTACWPREAVGAAIAEAHRLGARVTAHCFAEDSLRDLVEAGIDCVEHATGLTEETIPLFAERGVAIVPTLVNIATFPSLARGGDAKYPRWSAHMRRLHERRYETVGAAYDAGVPVFVGTDAGGVLAHGLVAGEVAELVKAGIPALEALSAAAWGARAWLGRPGLDEGAPADLVVYDEDPRADVRVLAAPRRVVLNGHVIG